A single window of Rhodamnia argentea isolate NSW1041297 chromosome 5, ASM2092103v1, whole genome shotgun sequence DNA harbors:
- the LOC115740010 gene encoding multicopper oxidase LPR1: MMLETVDPGKRTVLVVLLIMVSSAWAEDRLINPSKLEMFVDKLPDMPKVQGFDVVGGVPRPKSLNIGMYEIRWKFHRDLPPTPVFAFGTSQTTATVPGPTIEALHGVGTYVTWQNYLPSKHILPWDPTIPTAVPRTRRGIPTVVHLHGGIHEPKSDGHSHSWFTAGFREWGPTWTKKKYHYNNNQHPGNMWYHDHAMGLTRVNLLAGLIGAYVLRHPEVESPLELPASSEFDRPLVVFDRSFCVDGSIYMNSTGNNPSIHPQWQPEYFGDAIIVNGKAWPYMVVRRRKYRFRIINASNARFFKFFFTNGLEIVHVAADSAYLEEPVPANETLVAPSEIVDVVVDFSKSKSDHAILANDAAYPYPSGDPVNEANSKVMKFIIKKDRETDGSRIPEKLIKYPAADLSEASRTRYITMYEYTSDADEPTHLYLNGKPFDDPATETPREGSTEVWNVINLTDDNHPLHIHLGLFKVVDQTELVDLEEFKGCMMKWYDAERCHVGEHARGQKLGVRPHEKGWKNVYKMTPGYVTTIVVRFSYIHSNSPYPFDATAEPGYVYHCHILDHEDNVMMRPLKFIK, translated from the exons ATGATGCTGGAAACGGTCGATCCAGGGAAGAGGACAGTGCTTGTCGTGCTGCTCATCATGGTGAGCAGTGCCTGGGCAGAGGACAGGCTCATAAACCCATCGAAGCTGGAGATGTTCGTGGACAAGCTTCCTGACATGCCCAAGGTCCAAGGTTTCGACGTTGTGGGCGGTGTTCCTCGGCCCAAATCTCTGAACATTGGCATGTACGAGATCCGCTGG AAATTCCACAGGGACCTCCCCCCGACCCCGGTGTTCGCCTTCGGCACGTCCCAGACCACCGCCACTGTTCCCGGTCCCACCATCGAGGCCCTCCACGGCGTCGGCACTTACGTGACGTGGCAAAATTACCTCCCTTCGAAGCACATCCTCCCGTGGGACCCGACCATCCCGACCGCGGTGCCCCGCACCAGGAGGGGCATCCCCACCGTGGTTCACCTCCATGGCGGGATCCACGAGCCCAAAAGCGACGGACACTCGCACTCGTGGTTCACCGCCGGGTTCCGAGAGTGGGGGCCCACTTGGACCAAGAAAAAATATCACTACAACAATAACCAACATCCCGGGAACATGTGGTATCATGATCATGCCATGGGGTTGACCCGAGTCAACCTATTGGCCGGCTTGATTGGGGCCTATGTCCTCCGCCACCCCGAAGTGGAGTCCCCACTCGAGCTCCCCGCCAGCAGCGAGTTCGATCGCCCGTTGGTTGTGTTCGATCGGAGCTTCTGCGTGGACGGCTCCATATACATGAATTCTACCGGAAACAACCCTTCCATCCACCCTCAGTGGCAGCCGGAGTATTTTGGCGACGCGATCATAGTGAACGGCAAGGCGTGGCCTTACATGGTGGTACGGCGTCGAAAGTACCGATTCCGCATCATCAACGCTAGCAATGCGAGGTTCTTCAAGTTCTTTTTCACAAATGGATTGGAAATCGTCCACGTGGCGGCTGACTCGGCCTACCTCGAGGAGCCAGTGCCGGCCAACGAGACCCTTGTGGCCCCATCCGAGATCGTCGACGTGGTGGTGGACTTCTCCAAGTCGAAGTCTGACCACGCCATCCTAGCCAACGACGCGGCATACCCGTACCCGTCGGGTGATCCGGTCAATGAGGCCAACAGTAAGGTCATGAAGTTCATCATCAAGAAAGACCGGGAAACCGACGGGTCGAGGATACCCGAGAAGCTTATCAAGTACCCGGCAGCCGACCTATCCGAGGCTTCGCGCACCCGGTACATCACGATGTACGAGTACACGAGCGATGCGGACGAGCCGACGCACCTCTACCTGAATGGCAAGCCGTTCGACGACCCGGCCACGGAGACCCCGAGGGAGGGGTCGACGGAGGTGTGGAACGTGATCAACCTCACGGACGACAACCACCCGCTGCACATCCACCTGGGGCTGTTCAAGGTGGTGGATCAGACGGAGCTGGTGGACCTGGAGGAGTTCAAGGGCTGCATGATGAAATGGTACGACGCGGAGAGGTGCCACGTGGGGGAGCACGCACGTGGCCAGAAGCTAGGGGTGCGCCCTCACGAGAAGGGGTGGAAGAACGTGTACAAGATGACTCCCGGGTACGTGACGACGATAGTGGTCCGATTTTCCTACATCCACTCCAATTCGCCGTACCCGTTCGACGCCACGGCGGAGCCCGGCTACGTCTACCATTGCCAT ATCTTGGATCACGAGGACAACGTAATGATGAGGCCTCTGAAGTTCATCAAATGA
- the LOC115740011 gene encoding uncharacterized lipoprotein syc1174_c-like, which produces MAVQLSWPFPSISGSGSFTTNSRLSTTKPGKFCMASYHPSWKRDYTSVMIVPTGVGASIGGYAGDALPVARTLSSVVDCLISHPNVLNAAMLYWPMPNVLYVEGHALDRFAEGLWALQPVHQNKVGLVLDAAIEEEVRVRHLQVADATRASLGLPVLEYIVTDTALEVEKWIDPENGHSTGRIKHPGALLRAVQTLVSRAKVNAVAVVGRFPDDDLDDADDYRQGVGIDDIAGVEALISHLVVKEFQIPCAHAPAMSPLPLSLSLSPKSAAEEIGYTFLPCVLAGLSNAPQYLVDESEFMEKRCILGSDVDSVVLPMDACGGDGALAFATRKKKPLIIVVEENETVLNDTPDKLQIEAVKVSNYWEAIGVIAAHRAGVLPDALRRNRIGNICSVSVAPHNGSVVAHFASSA; this is translated from the exons ATGGCAGTGCAGCTTAGCTGGCCATTTCCTTCAATAAGCGGCAGTGGCAGTTTCACAACCAATTCCCGGCTATCTACGACAAAGCCAGGCAAATTCTGCATGGCTTCATACCATCCATCA TGGAAGAGAGATTATACAAGTGTAATGATAGTGCCCACTGGGGTTGGTGCGTCCATCGGAGGATATGCCGGCGATGCTTTGCCTGTTGCCCGCACTCTCTCTTCGGTGGTCGATTGCCTCATCTCTCACCCCAAT GTTCTTAATGCAGCAATGCTCTACTGGCCAATGCCTAATGTGTTATATGTTGAAGGCCATGCTCTTGATCGGTTTGCAGAAGGCTTATGGGCACTGCAGCCTGTTCACCAAAATAAG GTTGGTCTTGTTCTTGATGCTGCAATAGAAGAAGAGGTCCGAGTTCGTCATTTACAAGTCGCTGATGCGACAAGAGCTTCCCTTGGTTTGCCTGTTCTGGAATATATTGTCACGGATACTGCACTAGAG GTGGAGAAGTGGATCGATCCTGAGAATGGCCATTCTACTGGGAGGATAAAGCATCCTGGTGCACTATTGAGAGCTGTACAAACTTTAGTTAGCAGAGCAAAGGTAAATGCTGTTGCTGTTGTGGGACGCTTCCCGGATGATGATTTGGATGATGCGGATGATTATCGACAAGGAGTG GGAATAGATGATATAGCAGGAGTTGAGGCACTCATAAGTCATTTAGTGGTAAAGGAGTTTCAGATACCATGTGCGCATGCTCCTGCTATGTCACCTCTGCCCctgagcctctctctctccccaaaatCGGCTGCAGAGGAG ATAGGATATACATTCCTTCCCTGCGTGCTTGCTGGGCTAAGCAACGCACCTCAGTACTTGGTCGACGAATCGGAGTTTATGGAGAAAAGGTGCATATTAGGCAGTGATGTTGATAGTGTTGTTCTTCCTATGGATGCTTGTGGAGGTGATGGTGCTCTTGCTTTCgcaacaaggaaaaagaag CCGCTGATAATTGTTGTGGAGGAGAATGAAACAGTTCTCAATGACACACCTGACAAGCTACAGATTGAAGCG GTAAAGGTTTCTAATTACTGGGAAGCAATAGGTGTTATCGCAGCTCATAGGGCCGGTGTGCTCCCAGATGCTTTAAGAAGGAACAGGATAGGCAACATCTGCAGCGTTTCAGTTGCACCTCATAATGGTAGTGTAGTTGCTCATTTTGCCTCTTCTGCTTGA